AAATCCAATGATGGGACAACGCAGCTTGGGACATACCATTTCAACCAAGATCAAGCAAGGGCAGAGCTTGCAAATATGATTATATTGCATGAGTACCCGTTATCTTTGGTTGATCATGTTGGCTTTAGAAGATACTCTTATGCATTGCAACCAATATTTAAAGTTCTTTCCCGGAACACAATCAAGACAGACATCATGAAGATATTTGAGTATGaaagaaataaaacaatgaaattattaaacttaaatgcTAGTCGGATTGCGTTGACAACTGATATGTGGACGGCAAGTAATCAAAAAAGAGGATTCATGGCCATCACTTCACACTTCATCGATGTTTCATGGAAATTATAAAGTCGGCTTGTCAGGtaaatttttttctctttaacTTTATACTTGCATTTACCATTAATAGTATTACTATTATCATTACAAtgtattatatttctttttctacTAGGTTTATATATGTGTCGTGTCCACATACTGCTGAGGTCCTCGCAAATGCACTTGTTGATTGCCTCTTGGATTGGAACTTGTATCGTAAGTTATCTACTTTAACCGTTGATAATTGCACAACTAATGATGCTATGATTGAGCTTATTCTAGACAAGCTTCCTCCGAGTTCACTTATCTTAGAAGGAAAGTTATTTCACATGCGGTGTTGTGCCCATATTTTGAATTTGGTTGTGAGGGATGGACTAGAATTAATCGGTGATAGCATTGAAACAATTCGTTATAGTGTTGCATTTTGGATAGCAACACCAAAAAGAGatgaaaaatttattgaaacaGCTCGACAATTGAAGGTTCCAAGCACAAAGAAACTAGAACTTGATTGTAAAACACGATGGAACTCTACATATTTAATGCTTAACACTGCATTGGAATATGAAGCTGTGTTTGCTCGCTTGAAACAACGTGGGACTTTATATAAAAGAGTTCCCACACAAGAAGATTGGTCAAAAGTGAGAGATATTTCTTCCAAATTGGAGATGTTTTTTGATGCCATAGAGTTGTTTTCAGGGACCAAGTATCCCACTATAAATCTTTTCTTCTCAACTATTTGCGATATTAAGTTGGCAATTGGTGATTGGCTTCTCTTGGATGATAATTTGGTGAAAACAATGGCAACAAATATGAAAGTAAAATTTGAAAAGTATTGGGACATAATGAATTGTTTATTGGAAATTGGGAGTATTTTAGATCCGAGGTACAAGATGAAGACAGTTCAATTCTATTATCCTCTTGTTTATGGTGATATGTCTTCGTATGAGATtgaaaaactaaagaaaaagTTGTGTGACATGGTTGAAGAGTATGAGAAGAAATTCAAACAATCGCAGAAAGTGAAAAATTCACAATCTTCTTCTTTAAGGCCTCCACTTCCTAAGCGTGGTAGTTATGCTGATAAATTTGAGATGTTCATGGATTCTAATACTAGTACTGAACATAAGTCAGACTTGGATTATTATTTAGAAGAGTCTCTTTTGCCAAGAACAAGTGAGTTTGATATCTTATGTTGGTGGAAGACAAATGGGATCAAATATCCCATTTTGCATGATATTGCTAAGGATGTGTTAGCTATTCCCGTGGCAACCGTTGCTTCGGAATCAACATTCAATACTAGTGGGAGAGTTTTAAATGCTCACCGTAGTAAACTTCATTCTAAAACTGTTGAGGCTTTGATGTGTGCTCGAGATTGGTTATGGAGTGAAATTCAGGGtattaaatagttttcaaatgaaattatttctatttctttattgtttttcattaaaatatttgttatttattttgtCTTATTAGATTCTACAATTTCAAAGGatcaaaagtttgaccatgatGCTGATATtgaggtaagttatttttattattgtattaaagtgttttaaatttaattaatctttttttcTATATGTCTTATTATTTTGTAGGAGTCGGAGTCATGCTCACGCACAGTCACAGACAGCAACTCTATAGAAGGTTAGAATTACTCTCCTTTTTATCAGTTTCAGGAATATATTCTGATAATAATTTAATCTCTTAGAGATTGTTCCCTATTACTCCATAGAATTTAGAATTGTTTTCTAATTGTTTTTGAGATTATTGCCTAGTATTATGTGCCGATCTCGTTTTTTCCTTTCGGATCGTTCCTATTTTGTCTTGGTTATTTTAGTCGTCAGATTTTTGTCTGTGCCATGTTTAAATTCATGCTGCAATTTGTGGCTATCTATTTTTTCACGCTCAGAATATGTGTGATGGTTCCTTTCTCAGTAGGCGGTTGATGATTCAGATCCCCTTTATAAAGGACATGATTATAAGAAACTTCATGCTTTCTCCTGTCGCTGCGAATTATCTTTGACGCACAACTCTTATCTAACTTAAGAGGAAGTGCATATGGCAACACTTACCTAACTaggaatttttggatttttgattcGTGAACTATATAGTAATGCTGGTGTTGCAAAAAGCAACTCTGATACCAAGCTGAGGTACGATGAGACAGGTAGAAAAGGATAATATTAGTTCTCTTATAGACTTGGAATTCTTCTATTTGctttttctttgctttcttcTCATGTTTCTCCTTCCTCTAGAATTGTTCCTGTCGTATGTGCAATTATCTTTCTCCTCTTTGTATCATTGTCTGGTTCTGTGTCATTTTGTCAATTGGCTAAGAGAGTCCTTATATTGAAGTTCATCACACATTAGTTGGACTATCATTAGTTGTAGCATTAATGAAGAAAGCCTTTGATCTTGAGTAAGATGTGAAAAAGCTAATGCAGGCAATATGTGGTCAACCCATATAGTGCATATAAAATATGTGGGCATACAtgatcagttttaaaaatatttatatcaatAAAAATGACTAATATATACAAAAAAAAGTATATTTTGATATATCTGATTTATCTTTTCACACAAA
This region of Zingiber officinale cultivar Zhangliang chromosome 9A, Zo_v1.1, whole genome shotgun sequence genomic DNA includes:
- the LOC122019156 gene encoding zinc finger BED domain-containing protein RICESLEEPER 2-like — its product is MEINDIEVEGAMLTTPTVGSEVHAATESHSQNESVPIEANEATLNNTLDVEISGTNGEKKRKFRSITWDHFEKKLIEGKWKAPTKSNDGTTQLGTYHFNQDQARAELANMIILHEYPLSLVDHVGFRRYSYALQPIFKVLSRNTIKTDIMKIFEFIYVSCPHTAEVLANALVDCLLDWNLYRKLSTLTVDNCTTNDAMIELILDKLPPSSLILEGKLFHMRCCAHILNLVVRDGLELIGDSIETIRYSVAFWIATPKRDEKFIETARQLKVPSTKKLELDCKTRWNSTYLMLNTALEYEAVFARLKQRGTLYKRVPTQEDWSKVRDISSKLEMFFDAIELFSGTKYPTINLFFSTICDIKLAIGDWLLLDDNLVKTMATNMKVKFEKYWDIMNCLLEIGSILDPRYKMKTVQFYYPLVYGDMSSYEIEKLKKKLCDMVEEYEKKFKQSQKVKNSQSSSLRPPLPKRGSYADKFEMFMDSNTSTEHKSDLDYYLEESLLPRTSEFDILCWWKTNGIKYPILHDIAKDVLAIPVATVASESTFNTSGRVLNAHRSKLHSKTVEALMCARDWLWSEIQDSTISKDQKFDHDADIEESESCSRTVTDSNSIEG